A genomic window from Glycine soja cultivar W05 chromosome 10, ASM419377v2, whole genome shotgun sequence includes:
- the LOC114371487 gene encoding cyclin-dependent protein kinase inhibitor SMR9-like, whose translation MAPVSARTRMKCKKLEERKQKKKKSSMVYAATTPTSSTGTKEIQGDHSEEDICSSVCSTPKGKRFRIPEVLKCPPAPKKRKITTTTTITSSCSSKTKRSSIAFFASPDIELFFFSAIKSSVPAASSFTPSGV comes from the coding sequence ATGGCACCAGTTTCTGCAAGAACTCGAATGAAGTGCAAGAAACTTGAGGAAAGaaagcagaagaagaaaaagtcatCAATGGTTTATGCTGCTACAACACCTACTTCTTCTACAGGCACCAAAGAAATACAGGGTGATCATAGTGAGGAAGATATATGTTCAAGTGTGTGTTCTACACCGAAGGGTAAAAGGTTCAGAATACCAGAAGTGCTAAAATGTCCACCAGCTcctaagaagagaaaaataacaacaacaacaactatcACATCATCGTGCTCATCCAAGACCAAGAGATCCTCAATAGCATTTTTTGCTTCACCAGATATAgagctctttttcttttctgcaatTAAAAGTAGTGTACCTGCTGCTTCAAGTTTTACCCCAAGTGGAGTTTGA